One genomic region from Pyxicephalus adspersus chromosome 1, UCB_Pads_2.0, whole genome shotgun sequence encodes:
- the MFSD5 gene encoding molybdate-anion transporter has protein sequence MLVIAYLVLLGLLALWVVLEFSACHSKTSTTSSALGNPAFRKFQHDFFRAYFPALAADWLQGPYLYKLYQHYHFLEGQIAIIYVCGFGATVLSGLVSGPLTARLGRRKSILLFSLLLSACYLCKLSQDYFVLMTSRVLGGFSSALLFSSFESWYSHEHIEHHDFPAEWLPNTFSQVATWNGGISILAGVTANACAEWLGLGPASPSVLAVPLLGLAVVLVFRDWDENHGQSVGFTRSCGDGLRCLLRDRRVVLLGAIQALFESVVYIFIFLWTPVLDPHNTPLGIAFSSFMAASAAGSSLYRLATSKKYHLQPMHILCLSVLMVFFSLFMLTFSTGPGQERPTESFLAFLLIELACGLYFPAMSFLRRRLIPEKEQAGVLNWFRVPLNLIAGLGLLVLHDSDYQSGTRNMFSLCAVTMLLALLSVVGLFSMVRNDPDLRTPSSETEPNGPEL, from the coding sequence ATGTTGGTCATTGCATACTTGGTTCTCCTGGGGCTCCTGGCTCTTTGGGTTGTATTGGAGTTTTCTGCTTGCCATTCCAAAACTTCCACCACAAGCAGCGCATTAGGAAACCCGGCCTTCCGAAAGTTTCAACATGACTTTTTTAGAGCCTATTTTCCAGCTTTGGCAGCGGACTGGTTACAGGGTccctatttatataaattataccaACACTACCATTTCCTGGAGGGGCAGATAGCCATAATTTATGTATGCGGATTTGGGGCCACTGTGTTGTCCGGATTGGTGAGTGGCCCCCTGACGGCACGACTGGGCCGTAGAAAATCAATCCTTCTTTTCAGCCTTCTACTGTCAGCATGCTACCTGTGCAAGCTGTCTCAGGACTACTTTGTGCTTATGACTAGCCGAGTCCTTGGTGGATTCTCCAGTGCCCTGCTGTTTTCTTCCTTTGAATCTTGGTATTCTCATGAACACATTGAACATCATGACTTCCCTGCAGAGTGGCTCCCCAACACCTTCTCACAAGTTGCTACCTGGAATGGGGGAATCTCTATCTTGGCAGGAGTTACAGCAAACGCATGTGCCGAATGGCTTGGCCTGGGGCCAGCCTCGCCCTCTGTGCTTGCAGTGCCCCTGTTAGGCCTGGCGGTTGTTCTGGTGTTCCGAGATTGGGATGAGAACCATGGACAGAGTGTTGGCTTTACCAGAAGTTGCGGAGATGGACTGAGATGCCTTTTAAGGGACCGTCGAGTTGTGCTGTTAGGTGCAATTCAGGCATTGTTTGAGAGCGTGGTTTATATCTTCATTTTTCTGTGGACTCCAGTGCTGGATCCCCATAATACACCACTCGGCATTGCCTTCTCTAGCTTTATGGCAGCCAGTGCAGCTGGATCATCACTGTATCGTCTGGCTACATCAAAGAAATATCACTTGCAGCCCATGCATATACTTTGCTTGTCAGTACTCATGGTGTTCTTCTCCCTTTTCATGCTAACTTTCTCCACAGGCCCAGGACAGGAGAGACCAACAGAGTCATTTCTTGCTTTCCTTCTCATTGAACTTGCTTGCGGCCTCTACTTCCCAGCTATGAGCTTTCTGAGACGTCGATTGATCCCAGAAAAAGAACAGGCCGGGGTGCTGAACTGGTTTAGAGTGCCCCTGAACTTGATTGCTGGACTGGGGCTTCTTGTGCTTCATGACAGTGACTACCAGAGTGGTACTAGAAATATGTTCAGCTTGTGCGCTGTCACAATGCTGCTGGCACTCCTCAGTGTGGTTGGTCTGTTTTCAATGGTGAGAAATGACCCTGACCTACGGACGCCAAGTTCAGAAACTGAGCCCAACGGACCTGAATTGTGA